One region of Catenuloplanes indicus genomic DNA includes:
- a CDS encoding FAD-dependent monooxygenase, which translates to MRALVVGLGVSGMAAAIALSGAGWTPVIVERAPARRTGGYFVGLFPAGKKAADRLGVLDRMHLRTPVDHRTWAVDAGGERRRSIGFLDQPGQPEGTMRGDVEAALWAGLSPDTDIRFGTGPLSLRQTADAAYADLGDGEERFDLVVGADGLRSTVRRLAFGPDDRYLRPARSMICTFSLDAPVPGYSASDQLALVEPGRALWVFPYRDRPPTALFAYRARDVDAEQRRDPAEALAARYAGMGEPVPWVLDRLAHAPERLFDSVWQVRMPHWHRGRVVLLGDAAWCLTLYSGMGASTGMMGAAALGDALTSGLPLPRALRAWERTMRPTIRAHQLIAHVKGEGFVPSNPFNHGVRRFVVGQAAKLLIRKPRPAIGLS; encoded by the coding sequence GTGAGAGCACTTGTGGTGGGTCTCGGCGTCTCCGGAATGGCCGCGGCGATCGCCCTGTCCGGGGCCGGCTGGACGCCGGTGATCGTGGAGCGCGCGCCCGCACGGCGCACCGGCGGATACTTCGTCGGCCTGTTCCCCGCGGGCAAGAAGGCCGCGGACCGGCTGGGCGTCCTCGACCGCATGCACCTGCGCACACCCGTCGACCACCGGACCTGGGCGGTCGACGCCGGTGGCGAGCGACGGCGCAGCATCGGCTTCCTGGACCAGCCGGGCCAGCCCGAGGGCACCATGCGCGGTGACGTGGAGGCCGCGCTCTGGGCCGGCCTCTCCCCCGACACCGACATCCGGTTCGGCACCGGGCCGCTCTCCCTCCGGCAGACCGCCGACGCGGCCTACGCCGACCTCGGCGACGGCGAGGAACGCTTCGACCTGGTGGTCGGCGCGGACGGACTGCGCTCCACCGTGCGCCGGCTCGCGTTCGGCCCGGACGACCGGTACCTGCGGCCGGCCCGCTCGATGATCTGCACGTTCTCACTGGACGCACCGGTGCCCGGCTACTCCGCCTCTGACCAGCTCGCGCTGGTCGAGCCGGGCCGCGCGCTGTGGGTCTTCCCGTACCGGGACCGGCCGCCGACCGCGCTGTTCGCGTACCGCGCCCGGGACGTCGACGCCGAGCAGCGGCGCGACCCGGCCGAGGCGCTGGCCGCCCGCTACGCCGGCATGGGCGAGCCGGTGCCGTGGGTGCTGGACCGGCTGGCCCACGCACCGGAACGGCTCTTCGACTCGGTGTGGCAGGTGCGCATGCCGCACTGGCACCGCGGCCGGGTGGTGCTGCTCGGCGACGCCGCCTGGTGCCTCACGCTCTACTCCGGCATGGGCGCCAGCACCGGCATGATGGGCGCGGCCGCGCTCGGCGACGCGCTGACCTCCGGCCTGCCGCTACCCCGGGCACTGCGCGCCTGGGAACGCACGATGCGCCCCACGATCCGCGCTCACCAGCTGATCGCGCACGTCAAGGGCGAGGGCTTCGTTCCGTCCAACCCCTTCAACCACGGGGTACGCAGATTCGTCGTCGGTCAGGCCGCCAAACTGCTCATCCGCAAACCCCGGCCGGCCATCGGACTGTCCTGA
- a CDS encoding LacI family DNA-binding transcriptional regulator: protein MTITIADVAAAAGVSKTTVSRVLNGKDDLDAQTADRVRRVIAELGYVPSARAVGLARGRTRIVGMLVPSLTWPWMGEVLQGAVDAMEAAGYGLLLFTVNRGEDSMRQFAQQVSARAFDGLLVVEPDGQTGYIAELYAGGLPVVLIDDRAARRPMFPSVGTTNRSGARSAGEHLIALGRHRPLVITGKITFGCTRERVAGFADAYAEAGLPIDPALVFEGDFSYRCGREAVLRSAGAGFDAVFAHNDLSATGAMQAVIESGRSVPGDVAVVGFDDLPLAANAQPPLSTVRQPLREMGDAAARLLLAHFAGEPLPASPVTIPTTFVTRESTTGR, encoded by the coding sequence TTGACGATCACCATCGCGGACGTCGCCGCGGCCGCGGGTGTCAGCAAGACCACCGTTTCCCGGGTACTGAACGGTAAGGACGATCTCGACGCGCAGACCGCGGACCGGGTCCGGCGGGTGATCGCCGAACTCGGTTACGTGCCGAGTGCTCGCGCGGTCGGGCTGGCACGCGGCCGGACCCGGATCGTCGGCATGCTCGTACCGTCGCTGACCTGGCCCTGGATGGGCGAGGTGCTGCAGGGCGCGGTCGACGCGATGGAAGCGGCGGGCTACGGCCTGCTGCTGTTCACGGTCAACCGCGGGGAGGACTCGATGCGTCAGTTCGCGCAGCAGGTCTCCGCGCGTGCGTTCGACGGCCTGCTGGTCGTCGAGCCGGACGGGCAGACCGGCTACATCGCGGAGCTCTACGCGGGCGGGCTGCCGGTCGTGCTGATCGACGACCGCGCCGCGCGGCGGCCGATGTTCCCGTCCGTCGGCACCACCAACCGGTCGGGCGCCCGCTCGGCCGGTGAGCACCTGATCGCGCTGGGCCGGCACCGGCCGCTCGTGATCACTGGAAAGATCACGTTCGGCTGCACGCGGGAGCGGGTGGCCGGATTCGCCGACGCCTACGCGGAGGCCGGCCTGCCGATCGACCCGGCGCTGGTCTTCGAGGGCGACTTCTCCTATCGGTGCGGCCGCGAGGCCGTGCTGCGCAGCGCCGGCGCCGGGTTCGACGCCGTGTTCGCGCACAACGACCTGTCCGCCACCGGCGCGATGCAGGCCGTGATCGAGTCCGGCCGGAGCGTGCCCGGTGATGTGGCGGTCGTCGGGTTCGACGACCTCCCGCTCGCCGCGAATGCCCAGCCGCCGTTGAGCACGGTGCGCCAGCCACTGCGGGAGATGGGCGACGCGGCCGCCCGCTTGCTGCTGGCGCACTTCGCGGGCGAACCGCTGCCCGCGAGCCCCGTGACCATCCCGACCACCTTCGTCACCCGCGAGTCCACCACCGGCCGATAA
- a CDS encoding ABC transporter substrate-binding protein yields MSPTRRSVAMAIAGVLAAAALGACGESPNANRNNGGAATVLNIGMPNGPQTENHNPFLESSSASILGYRWQIYEPLALANVIRPADKPKPWLAQEYSWSADLKTLTVTAREGAKWSDGTAFSAEDIAFTYDLIGKTPAINRFALPIVSATATGNQASIVFERPQFVNEARILRDIAIVPKHLWSQIPDPSTDIIKNPVGTGPYTLKTFTPQTTTLSVRTEGYWQQLPQVKELRFTSYNDNNAQTTALANGESEWSFVFIPNYKTVYIDKDPENNKIFPAPVIGIHGLYINTTVKPFDDPVLRRAMNMVINRNDIFEQAAAGYFHPEITSVTGIPTPAGDPYIAPEFKGQTHKVDVEGAKALLTGAGYKLEGTTLKDKSGKPVKIKLTDPAPWSDYITSLEIVKDNLSQIGIEATLDKATQDAWQKSIEEGTFEASFRWTNGGATPYDMYQTIMDGNLLKPVGQAAQNGNFGRFDSPEATAALEAYANATDDAARTTAMNTLQKIFVEQMPMIPVGADNAGGAYNVKNWVGWPSAEDPYAPAQPTQPNAVDVILHLKPAGA; encoded by the coding sequence ATGAGTCCCACCAGAAGATCCGTCGCCATGGCGATCGCCGGCGTGCTGGCGGCCGCCGCGCTCGGCGCCTGCGGCGAGAGCCCGAACGCGAACCGCAACAACGGCGGGGCCGCGACCGTGCTCAACATCGGCATGCCGAACGGGCCGCAGACCGAGAACCACAACCCGTTTCTGGAGTCGTCCTCCGCCTCCATCCTCGGCTACCGCTGGCAGATCTACGAGCCGCTCGCGCTGGCCAACGTGATCCGGCCGGCCGACAAGCCGAAGCCGTGGCTGGCGCAGGAGTACAGCTGGAGCGCGGACCTCAAGACGCTGACCGTGACCGCGCGCGAGGGCGCGAAGTGGTCGGACGGCACCGCGTTCTCGGCCGAGGACATCGCATTCACCTACGACCTGATCGGCAAGACGCCGGCGATCAACCGGTTCGCGCTGCCGATCGTCTCCGCCACCGCGACCGGCAACCAGGCGTCGATCGTGTTCGAGCGGCCGCAGTTCGTCAACGAGGCCCGGATCCTGCGTGACATCGCGATCGTGCCGAAGCACCTGTGGTCGCAGATCCCGGACCCGTCCACCGACATCATCAAGAACCCGGTCGGCACCGGCCCGTACACACTGAAGACGTTCACGCCGCAGACCACCACGCTGTCCGTCCGCACCGAGGGCTACTGGCAGCAGTTGCCGCAGGTCAAGGAACTGCGCTTCACGTCGTACAACGACAACAACGCCCAGACCACCGCGCTGGCGAACGGCGAGTCGGAGTGGAGCTTCGTCTTCATCCCGAACTACAAGACGGTCTACATCGACAAGGACCCGGAGAACAACAAGATCTTCCCGGCCCCGGTCATCGGCATCCACGGGCTGTACATCAACACCACGGTCAAGCCGTTCGACGACCCGGTGCTGCGCCGCGCGATGAACATGGTGATCAACCGGAACGACATCTTCGAGCAGGCCGCGGCCGGTTACTTCCACCCGGAGATCACGTCGGTGACCGGCATCCCGACGCCGGCCGGTGACCCCTACATCGCGCCGGAGTTCAAGGGCCAGACGCACAAGGTCGACGTCGAGGGCGCGAAGGCGCTGCTCACCGGCGCCGGCTACAAGCTCGAGGGCACCACGCTGAAGGACAAGAGCGGCAAGCCGGTCAAGATCAAGCTGACCGACCCGGCGCCGTGGTCCGACTACATCACCAGCCTGGAGATCGTGAAGGACAACCTCTCGCAGATCGGCATCGAGGCCACGCTGGACAAGGCCACCCAGGACGCCTGGCAGAAGTCGATCGAGGAGGGCACGTTCGAGGCCTCGTTCCGCTGGACCAACGGCGGCGCGACCCCGTACGACATGTACCAGACGATCATGGACGGCAACCTGCTCAAGCCCGTCGGTCAGGCCGCCCAGAACGGCAACTTCGGCCGCTTCGACAGCCCGGAGGCGACGGCCGCGCTGGAGGCGTACGCCAACGCCACCGACGACGCGGCGCGCACCACCGCGATGAACACGCTGCAGAAGATCTTCGTCGAGCAGATGCCGATGATCCCGGTCGGCGCGGACAACGCCGGCGGCGCCTACAACGTGAAGAACTGGGTCGGCTGGCCGTCCGCCGAGGACCCCTACGCCCCGGCGCAGCCCACGCAGCCCAACGCGGTCGACGTGATCCTGCACCTCAAGCCGGCCGGCGCCTGA
- a CDS encoding ABC transporter ATP-binding protein: MTPSDDTVVLSADGLTKHFPVRRGLADLLARRLRVVHAVDDVTLTLRRGRVTALVGESGSGKSTVARLLSQLYPRTSGEIRLHGGVSAVRGGRAFRAYARKVQMIFQDPFASLNPVHTIRYHLTRSLRIHGNGGRTRAELEDALHALLTRVHLTPPERYLDKFPHELSGGQRQRVAIARALGANPEVLLADEPVSMLDVSIRLGVLNLLRDLKERLHLAILYITHDIASARYFADETLVMYAGRMVEGGDSETVTQRPAHPYTRLLIESAPDPDTIQGSARKAAAHTPEDRGGGEPPSLIAPPAGCRFHPRCPAAMTRCTTELPPRLTVGDADGHWAACWLFDPETVAAARPTASAASSAVGKVTS, encoded by the coding sequence ATGACGCCGAGTGACGACACGGTGGTCCTCTCCGCCGATGGACTGACCAAACACTTCCCGGTACGACGAGGCCTCGCCGACCTGCTCGCCCGCAGGTTGCGCGTGGTGCACGCGGTGGACGACGTGACGCTCACGCTGCGCCGCGGCCGGGTGACCGCGCTCGTCGGCGAGTCCGGCTCCGGCAAGTCGACCGTGGCCCGCCTGCTCTCCCAGCTCTACCCGCGCACGTCCGGCGAGATCCGGCTGCACGGCGGCGTCAGCGCCGTGCGCGGTGGCCGGGCGTTCCGCGCGTACGCCCGGAAGGTCCAGATGATCTTCCAGGACCCGTTCGCGTCGCTGAACCCGGTGCACACGATCCGCTACCACCTCACCCGGTCGCTGCGCATCCACGGCAACGGCGGCCGGACCCGGGCGGAACTCGAGGACGCGCTGCACGCGCTGCTCACCCGGGTGCACCTGACGCCGCCGGAACGCTACCTGGACAAGTTCCCGCACGAGCTCTCCGGTGGGCAGCGGCAGCGCGTCGCGATCGCCCGCGCGCTCGGCGCGAACCCGGAGGTCCTGCTCGCGGACGAGCCGGTGTCGATGCTGGACGTGTCGATCCGGCTCGGCGTGCTCAACCTGCTGCGCGACCTCAAGGAGCGGCTGCACCTGGCGATCCTCTACATCACGCACGACATCGCGTCGGCCCGATACTTCGCGGACGAGACGCTGGTGATGTACGCCGGCCGGATGGTCGAGGGCGGCGACAGCGAAACCGTCACGCAGCGGCCGGCTCATCCGTACACCCGGCTGCTGATCGAGTCGGCGCCGGACCCGGACACGATCCAGGGCTCCGCGCGGAAGGCGGCCGCGCACACGCCGGAGGACCGCGGCGGCGGTGAACCGCCGAGCCTGATCGCACCGCCTGCCGGGTGCCGTTTCCACCCGCGCTGCCCGGCCGCGATGACCAGGTGCACGACCGAGCTGCCGCCCCGGCTGACCGTGGGCGACGCGGACGGGCACTGGGCCGCGTGCTGGCTGTTCGACCCGGAGACGGTCGCGGCGGCGCGGCCGACTGCGTCGGCTGCGTCATCGGCGGTGGGGAAGGTGACGTCGTGA
- a CDS encoding ABC transporter permease produces MKHVLRRVAFYLFTAWAAITLNFFIPRLIPGDPVRSMISRYQGQLNADAIQSLYILFGLDEQKSLWGQYVDYWGQLFRGDLGLSFTFFPAPVSQVIGDSIGWTVLLVGITTIISFAIGTLLGVLAGWRRGSWVDGLLPATTFLSSIPYFWLGLIAITVLAGPGSFFPSSGGYEPGLIPAWDQWFIGSALQHSILPAFTILISSVSGWILSMRNMMVTVAAEDYITVAHAKGLPERRVALAYAARNALLPNVSGFALSLGFIVGGTLLVEIVFSYPGLGFQLFQAVGAKDYPLMQGVFLVITLSVLAANLLADLAYLALDPRTRREG; encoded by the coding sequence GTGAAGCACGTCCTTCGCCGGGTGGCGTTCTATCTGTTCACCGCGTGGGCTGCGATCACGCTGAACTTCTTCATCCCGCGCCTGATCCCGGGCGACCCGGTCCGCTCGATGATCTCGCGCTATCAGGGGCAGCTGAACGCGGACGCGATCCAGTCGCTCTACATCCTGTTCGGCCTGGACGAGCAGAAGTCGCTCTGGGGACAGTACGTCGACTACTGGGGTCAGCTGTTCCGCGGCGACCTCGGATTGTCGTTCACGTTCTTCCCCGCGCCCGTCTCCCAGGTGATCGGTGACAGCATCGGCTGGACCGTGCTGCTGGTCGGCATCACCACGATCATCAGCTTCGCGATCGGCACGCTGCTCGGTGTGCTGGCCGGCTGGCGGCGCGGTTCCTGGGTCGACGGCCTGCTGCCGGCCACCACGTTCCTCTCCTCGATCCCGTACTTCTGGCTCGGCCTGATCGCGATCACCGTGCTCGCCGGGCCGGGCAGCTTCTTCCCGTCGTCCGGTGGCTACGAGCCCGGGCTCATCCCGGCCTGGGACCAGTGGTTCATCGGCAGCGCGCTGCAGCACAGCATCCTGCCCGCGTTCACCATCCTGATCTCGTCGGTGTCCGGCTGGATCCTGTCGATGCGGAACATGATGGTCACGGTCGCGGCCGAGGACTACATCACGGTGGCGCACGCGAAGGGACTGCCGGAACGCCGGGTCGCGCTTGCCTACGCGGCCCGCAACGCACTGCTGCCGAACGTGTCCGGCTTCGCGCTCTCGCTCGGCTTCATCGTCGGGGGCACACTGCTCGTCGAGATCGTCTTCTCGTACCCCGGGCTCGGTTTCCAGCTCTTCCAGGCGGTCGGCGCCAAGGACTACCCGCTGATGCAGGGCGTTTTCCTGGTGATCACGTTGTCCGTGCTCGCCGCGAACCTGCTGGCCGACCTGGCCTACCTCGCGCTCGACCCGCGCACCCGAAGGGAGGGCTGA
- a CDS encoding ABC transporter permease, which produces MTTPSAAEITPAAVAAKRRPFRFVANAKAATGIAIVGFFVLLAIIGPWIAPYDASERSADLLQPPSAAHWFGTTHLGQDVLSQILVGTRGVIFVGFLAGVIATTLAIVVGVTAGYLGGTADDSLSALSNVFLVIPSLPLIIIITSLLERSTDLMIALVIGLTSWAWNARVLRAQTLSLRRRDYVEAARATGEPTWRVIFFEILPNLTAIIASGFVGTVIFAVMSEITLAFIGITTVSEWNWGTILFWAQGQQALASGAWWWFVPAGLAIAILGTALSLVNFGIDEFVSPRLRSAGKTTIRTASGATVRMRVGFTPVLRTTPLGEDPVSPHAPAVPLERVASAAAVTPTGAPGAQRPLGEKESA; this is translated from the coding sequence GTGACCACACCCTCGGCCGCGGAGATCACCCCGGCCGCCGTCGCGGCCAAGCGCCGGCCGTTCCGCTTCGTCGCGAACGCGAAGGCCGCCACCGGCATCGCCATCGTCGGCTTCTTCGTGCTGCTGGCGATCATCGGGCCGTGGATCGCACCGTACGACGCGTCGGAGCGCTCCGCCGACCTGCTCCAGCCACCGTCCGCCGCACACTGGTTCGGCACCACCCACCTCGGCCAGGACGTGCTCAGCCAGATCCTGGTCGGCACGCGTGGCGTCATCTTCGTCGGCTTCCTGGCCGGCGTGATCGCCACCACGCTCGCGATCGTGGTCGGCGTGACCGCGGGTTACCTCGGCGGCACCGCGGACGACTCCCTCTCCGCACTGTCCAACGTGTTCCTGGTGATCCCCTCGCTGCCGCTGATCATCATCATCACGTCGCTGCTGGAGCGCAGCACCGACCTGATGATCGCGCTCGTCATCGGCCTCACCTCGTGGGCCTGGAACGCGCGGGTGCTGCGCGCGCAGACGCTGTCGCTGCGCCGCCGCGACTACGTGGAGGCCGCGCGGGCCACCGGCGAGCCCACCTGGCGGGTGATCTTCTTCGAGATCCTGCCGAACCTCACCGCGATCATCGCCTCCGGCTTCGTCGGCACGGTGATCTTCGCGGTGATGTCCGAGATCACGCTGGCGTTCATCGGCATCACCACGGTCTCCGAGTGGAACTGGGGCACGATCCTGTTCTGGGCCCAGGGTCAGCAAGCGCTCGCCTCCGGTGCCTGGTGGTGGTTCGTGCCGGCCGGCCTGGCGATCGCGATCCTCGGCACCGCGCTCTCGCTGGTCAACTTCGGCATCGACGAGTTCGTCAGCCCGCGTCTCCGCTCCGCGGGCAAGACCACGATCAGGACCGCCTCCGGCGCCACGGTACGGATGCGGGTCGGCTTCACCCCGGTCCTGCGCACCACGCCGCTGGGCGAGGACCCGGTGTCACCGCACGCCCCGGCCGTACCGCTGGAGCGGGTGGCGTCGGCGGCGGCTGTCACCCCCACCGGTGCGCCCGGCGCGCAGCGGCCGCTCGGAGAGAAGGAGTCGGCGTGA
- a CDS encoding ABC transporter ATP-binding protein: MLEIRNLNVDYGLGDDAVHAVREVHLTLHRGEVLGLAGESGSGKSTLAYGATRLLPPPGVIAGGQVIYHPRDGAPFDVLALTPKQLRAFRWAETSIVFQGAMNSLNPVHKISVQLTDVIRAHTPGLTRAALTARAAELLGLVGIAKDRLDAYPHQLSGGMRQRVMIAMALALEPQVVIMDEPTTALDVVMQRQILRQLVQLRERLGFSVLFITHDLSLLVEFSDRIAIMYGGRIVEEAPAAALYRDSLHPYSHGLLNSFPALRGEKRELSGIPGSPPDLRAMPRGCSFHPRCPKAFAPCATHLPPLGPPPAADRAGNRTVACWLHPTAAPVG; the protein is encoded by the coding sequence GTGCTGGAGATCCGCAACCTCAACGTGGACTACGGGCTGGGCGACGACGCCGTGCACGCGGTGCGCGAGGTGCACCTGACGCTGCACCGCGGCGAGGTGCTCGGGCTGGCCGGGGAGAGCGGCAGCGGCAAGTCGACGCTCGCCTACGGCGCGACCCGGCTGCTGCCGCCGCCCGGCGTGATCGCGGGCGGTCAGGTCATCTACCATCCGCGTGACGGTGCGCCGTTCGACGTGCTCGCGCTCACGCCGAAGCAGCTGCGCGCGTTCCGCTGGGCGGAGACGTCCATCGTTTTCCAGGGCGCGATGAACTCGCTCAACCCGGTCCACAAGATCTCGGTGCAGCTCACCGACGTGATCCGCGCGCACACCCCCGGCCTGACCCGGGCCGCGCTGACCGCGCGTGCCGCTGAGCTGCTCGGTCTGGTCGGGATCGCGAAGGACCGGCTCGACGCCTACCCGCACCAGCTCTCCGGCGGCATGCGGCAGCGCGTCATGATCGCGATGGCGCTGGCGCTGGAGCCACAGGTCGTGATCATGGACGAGCCGACCACCGCCCTCGACGTGGTGATGCAGCGGCAGATCCTGCGGCAACTCGTCCAGCTGCGCGAACGGCTCGGCTTCTCGGTCCTGTTCATCACGCACGACCTGTCGCTGCTGGTGGAGTTCTCCGACCGGATCGCCATCATGTACGGCGGGCGGATCGTGGAGGAGGCACCGGCGGCCGCGTTGTATCGCGACTCGCTCCATCCGTACAGTCATGGGCTGCTGAACTCCTTTCCTGCTCTCCGGGGTGAGAAGCGCGAACTCAGCGGCATCCCGGGATCGCCGCCGGACCTGCGTGCCATGCCGCGCGGCTGCTCCTTCCACCCGCGCTGCCCGAAGGCCTTCGCTCCGTGTGCGACGCACCTGCCGCCGCTCGGGCCGCCGCCGGCCGCCGACCGCGCGGGGAACCGCACCGTCGCCTGCTGGCTTCACCCGACGGCCGCCCCGGTCGGGTGA
- a CDS encoding penicillin acylase family protein, producing the protein MAALVITAALVTTAVPASAAPGGATLRRTEFGIPHVLASSYRTAGVGAGYAFAEDNLCLLAPQIVALDGEQSRWFGPAGGNLEDDLYHRWLKQNRVVERALAAPGGPSRDARELARGYAEGYNRYLSSVGVDNLPESVCRGAEWVRPITELDVWRRVLQISDMGGAEGVTGLIAAAQPPGTPAVASRTAPTGLPDVLGGGIGSNAVGLGADGTTGRTGMLLANPHFPWQCDRRFHQIHLTIPGELNVSGVSLPGLPGVAIGHTDRVAWSHTVSTAVTVTLHRLALTPGDPTRYVVDGQTRVLRNDPVTVTVRQDDGTLTTVTQSVWSTPDGPIVSIPGALPWDATQAFQLRSANATNLRTVDQWIGMAKARDVRQLRDVQARLLASPWVNTTAADVTGTAFYGDLQVVPHVTNEQEERCGLADFDGIPVLDGSRADCAWGSDADAPVPGLFGAGNLPTLFRRDVVSNMNDSPWLANPAAPLVSYPAIVGDTGTPRSYRTRMGLEMIAEGIADSGFTLAELQAMQLNNRNFTAERGLPSVLAWCRSGAPAPSAVATDGRTVDLTAACAALAGWNTRGDLEARGAALWRVFVLRLRTDPWTVPFDPADPVNTPRGFDATRPGVSTALADAVQAFAAASIPVDVRLADVQKYESIGVHGCDGREGCFNVITADVTRPDSGVQHGSSFIMATELTRSGPRTRTLLTYGQSANPTSPHHTDQIHVYNDKRWVTERFTEREIASDPHLTIRHLR; encoded by the coding sequence ATGGCGGCACTCGTCATCACGGCGGCGCTGGTGACGACCGCGGTGCCGGCCTCCGCGGCACCGGGCGGCGCCACACTGCGGCGCACCGAGTTCGGCATCCCGCACGTGCTCGCGTCCAGCTATCGCACGGCCGGTGTCGGCGCCGGTTATGCGTTCGCCGAGGACAATCTGTGCCTGCTCGCGCCGCAGATCGTCGCGCTCGACGGCGAGCAGTCCCGGTGGTTCGGCCCGGCCGGCGGCAACCTGGAGGACGACCTCTACCACCGCTGGCTCAAGCAGAACCGCGTCGTCGAGCGGGCACTGGCCGCTCCCGGCGGGCCGTCCCGTGACGCGCGCGAGCTGGCGCGTGGCTACGCCGAGGGCTACAACCGTTACCTGTCCTCGGTCGGCGTCGACAACCTGCCCGAGTCCGTCTGCCGAGGCGCCGAGTGGGTCCGTCCGATCACCGAGCTGGACGTCTGGCGGCGCGTGCTGCAGATCTCGGACATGGGCGGCGCCGAGGGCGTCACCGGCCTGATCGCGGCCGCCCAGCCGCCCGGCACACCGGCCGTCGCGTCCCGCACCGCCCCGACCGGCCTGCCCGACGTGCTCGGCGGCGGCATCGGCAGCAACGCGGTCGGGCTCGGCGCCGACGGCACCACCGGCCGCACCGGCATGCTGCTGGCCAACCCGCACTTCCCCTGGCAGTGTGATCGCCGCTTCCACCAGATCCACCTGACCATCCCCGGCGAGCTGAACGTCTCCGGCGTCTCGCTCCCCGGCCTCCCCGGCGTGGCGATCGGTCACACCGACCGGGTCGCCTGGAGTCACACCGTCTCCACCGCGGTCACGGTCACGCTGCACCGGCTCGCACTCACCCCCGGCGACCCCACGCGGTACGTGGTGGACGGTCAGACCCGCGTGCTGCGCAACGACCCGGTTACGGTGACCGTGCGGCAGGACGACGGCACGCTCACCACGGTCACCCAGTCGGTGTGGAGCACGCCGGACGGCCCGATCGTGTCCATCCCCGGCGCGCTGCCGTGGGACGCCACCCAGGCCTTCCAACTGCGCAGCGCGAACGCGACCAACCTCCGCACGGTCGACCAGTGGATCGGCATGGCGAAGGCGCGCGACGTGCGGCAGCTCCGCGACGTCCAGGCCCGGCTGCTCGCCTCGCCCTGGGTCAACACCACCGCCGCCGACGTCACCGGCACCGCGTTCTACGGTGACCTGCAGGTCGTCCCGCACGTGACGAATGAGCAGGAGGAGCGGTGCGGGCTCGCCGACTTCGACGGCATCCCGGTGCTGGACGGCTCCCGCGCCGACTGCGCCTGGGGCTCGGACGCGGACGCGCCCGTGCCCGGCCTGTTCGGCGCCGGCAACCTGCCCACGCTGTTCCGCCGCGACGTGGTCAGCAACATGAACGACAGCCCGTGGCTGGCCAACCCGGCCGCGCCGCTGGTCAGCTATCCCGCGATCGTCGGAGACACCGGGACGCCACGGTCCTACCGGACGCGGATGGGCCTCGAGATGATCGCCGAGGGCATCGCAGACTCCGGGTTCACGCTGGCCGAACTGCAGGCGATGCAGCTCAACAACCGCAACTTCACAGCCGAGCGCGGCCTGCCGTCCGTGCTGGCCTGGTGCCGGTCCGGCGCACCCGCCCCGTCCGCGGTCGCCACCGACGGCCGCACCGTCGACCTGACCGCCGCCTGCGCCGCGCTGGCCGGCTGGAACACGCGCGGCGACCTCGAAGCGCGCGGCGCCGCGCTCTGGCGCGTGTTCGTCCTGCGGCTGCGGACCGATCCGTGGACCGTTCCCTTCGACCCGGCCGACCCGGTGAACACGCCACGTGGCTTCGACGCGACGCGCCCGGGCGTCAGCACCGCGCTGGCCGACGCGGTTCAGGCCTTCGCCGCGGCCAGCATCCCGGTCGACGTCCGCCTCGCCGACGTGCAGAAATACGAGAGTATCGGCGTGCACGGCTGCGACGGTCGCGAGGGCTGCTTCAACGTCATCACCGCCGACGTCACCCGTCCGGACTCCGGGGTGCAGCACGGCTCCAGCTTCATCATGGCCACCGAGCTGACCCGCTCCGGCCCGCGCACCCGCACGCTCCTGACGTACGGCCAGTCCGCGAACCCGACGTCGCCCCACCACACCGACCAGATCCACGTCTACAACGACAAGCGCTGGGTCACCGAGCGCTTCACCGAGCGCGAGATCGCCTCCGACCCGCACCTGACGATCCGCCACCTGCGCTGA
- a CDS encoding GNAT family N-acetyltransferase, with protein MPETLTVGDEVTDEELNELFAAAWPEHRPRSWAALHARSLAWVTARIDRDLVGYVNVATDGGVHAFLLDTTVHPAHRRRGLGRRLVLAAVTAATTAGASWLHVDYEPHLGGFYQSAGFRPTAAGLLRLD; from the coding sequence ATGCCGGAGACGTTGACGGTCGGCGATGAAGTGACCGACGAGGAACTGAATGAGCTGTTCGCCGCGGCCTGGCCGGAGCACCGCCCGCGGTCGTGGGCCGCGCTCCACGCGCGCAGCCTCGCCTGGGTGACGGCCCGCATCGATCGCGATCTCGTCGGCTACGTCAACGTCGCCACCGACGGCGGCGTCCATGCGTTCCTGCTCGACACGACGGTGCACCCGGCTCATCGCCGACGGGGCCTCGGCCGCCGCCTGGTCCTGGCTGCCGTGACCGCCGCCACGACCGCTGGCGCATCATGGCTGCACGTGGACTACGAGCCGCACCTCGGCGGCTTTTACCAGTCGGCGGGCTTTCGCCCGACCGCCGCCGGACTCCTCCGCCTGGACTGA